The Polyodon spathula isolate WHYD16114869_AA chromosome 21, ASM1765450v1, whole genome shotgun sequence genome contains the following window.
ttcttctctttatCCTTGATCTTCTCACTGTTGACCAAGTTActgaaagctttttctttttctgtctttttaGACATCTCCTTCTCAAATTCAATGGTCTTGTCCAGATCATTCTCAGCTTCTGGATTCACCCCATAAGGGAAACTGTATGGATCAGCTTCCAATGGCATGGACTCTTTTTCAAATGGCAAGCTCTCCCTCCGGCCATAGGTCTCCCTGATCTCCTCTGACTTATCCCGTTTTTCTACCTTTTTgactttgtctttttctttctcgTGGCTTTTCTtagaagaggaggaggaatgCCTATGTCTCTCCTTCTCTTTGAGCTTGTCTTGAGGGTAGGAAATAGAGAGTGAGTCCCTTCTCTCTTCAGAGAGGTCAGGCAGGCTGATGCTCGAGGAGTCGTAGAAGCTGCTTAGTAACGGCTCATGGCCTCTGTCTGTGAAGCTGTCAGAAGAGATCTCACTAATTTTGTCATTTGAGTCATCCTTGTAGTCGTTCAGAGCTTCCTCTTCCAGCTTCTCCAGGAGAGACTTTTCATTTTCCATGTTCCCTTTGGATGGCTTCCTGTCTTTCAGGTGGTCTTTCTCTGGCTTGTCTTTATGCTTGCTCTTGGGCTTCTCCTCACTCTGGTGCCTCTTGTCAAGAATCTTCTGTTTGTTTCTCTTGTCCTGGTTTGAATCTGTTGATATCCTCTCTTTACGGTCCTTGTGCTTGCCTTCACCAGAGtctttgtcctttttttctttgtgtttttctaaagagtttttttcttttttctccttccCACTGTCAAATGACACCttgtctttcttcttttctttaaattctttctCCTTCTGTTTTTCAGATGAGTGCTGCTTTCCATCAGCAGAGTACTTCCGGTGTTTGTCTGTTTGGAATAGCTCTACCTCATCTCGTTCTGGTACAAGATCTGCCCGTTGGATTTCAGATCTTGCAACTGAGTCGCTGAATTTTGAGCCCCCCACACTGTAATCAACCTCATCCTCACTCTCATCGGTAAAGATGTCGGCAATACTGAACCAGCTCTTTTCCCTCCCCTTTTCAGatttcttttcttccttttttatctCTTGAAAATCCTTCTCCTTATCTGCATGCTTGTCTTGGGATGCTTTCTCTTTTTTATCTTTGCTTTGTTCTAAAGACATTTTTCTCTCTTTGTCTTTGACATGGGAGTCTTTGTGTTTGTCTTTCACGCCCTCCTTCTTGTCCTTTGAACTTCTGTCCGTATCTTTCTCCTTGGGTGGCTTCTCAATGgaatttttttctgtcttctctTTTTCTGATTCCAAGAAGTTCCTCTCTTTCTCTTTAGTTTTCTCTTTGTGTTTGTCAGATTtcaacttttctttcttttccttttctgcACCCTCTCCTTTCTTCTCCTTTTCTTTTCCAGAGTAGTGCCTCTCCCTTGACTCAAACTGTTTGCTGACAAACTCAGTttcagatttatataaaaaacttTCATTACCATACTCCTCTTTTAATGAATCATCGGGTTTAGTTTTagattcttttctttcttttgttaagTCATAGGAGTCTTTTCTTTCCTTGCTGCAATCAATGCAATCTTTTTTCTCCTTGATACTTTCAGCAGAGTCTTTcctctttttttccttttctgatgGGTAGCTGGAGACAGACTTCTGTTTATCTACAGGCTTCTTATCCCAAGTCTTCTCTAAAAATTCCTTGTCTTTCTTCTTGGTTGTGGTCTCTTTTTCATTCCGTTTTTCACTGTGTtccttcttttcttttactttgcttTCCTTTTTCCGGTCTCTGTTTTCCTCTTTTACAGTCTCAACAATCAGTTTGACGGTGTTGTTAGCTTTGTATTCCTTGTATTCTTTTATCGGAGTGTCCCAACTATCATCGCCATAGAGAGATGAATCTGAAGAAAGGTCTGAAAGCCACCTGTCATGGGGGTCATCGGATACACTTAATTTGGCATCCTCGCTTTCCAGAAAACGATTCTTGATGTCATAGTCTTCGTAATCGGTATCTTCCTTgaatgttttttccttttttgatttttctttctcttcttttatGGTCTTCTCCTTTTCGAATTTGggatatttttcttctttttgctcGTTCTTTTCTGCTTTGGATGATTTATCCTTTgactttttcttcttctcctctttgTACGTCTTTTGCTTCTCTTCCTTGGGCTTTTCCTTGTCTTtcgtgtttttttctttttctattttgaatgttttgtctTTGTCCTCCTTGTTGGATTTGTCTTTGGAGGACACTTTCTTTGAAGATTTTTCCTCTTTAGCAGCTTTTCCTGTTTCTTTCCCTGAGGTCCAGTCTTTTTCCTCCGACTTACCCTTGAACAATTTCTCTTCCTTTTTAAAGTGGTCTTTGTCATGTTTGGAACTCTTGACTTTATTTTCCACAGGAGATTCTGCCTCAGAGATCAACGGCTTTTGTCTCGTATCCTCGTAATCAAAagaaaagcttttgacaaatttCTCTTTCATGTCTTGGTTAAGGACCAGGCTAGGAGCTTTGTCCTTCtctttgcttttgtgtttatGCTTTACTTTATGCTTTTTTACCACTTTTCCTTCCTTGTCCAACTTGGGGACAGCACCTTCTGTGCTTGAGTTCTTGTAGAAATCAGAGGAGCTCTTTTTCTCTGAGTTGTTGTGAGTAttgttcttcttcttgttctcctgttgttttttcttcacaTGCTTCACTGACTCCAGACTTGAGTCCTCGGAAGAGTAATCTGATTCACTTGTCAGCCGGGTCCTGCCCGACTCTGAAAGGGAGCTGACTTCAGACCAAGCAGGTGAGGAGATGGTCTTCCAGCCATCAGTCCGCCATTGCTTGGGATGCTGCTCCGCCAGTGATGGCGTGTGCTTTTGGGCGACCAAACTCCCatgggaggaggaagaggaggcggAAAGAGAGCTGAAAACAGCCGATTCTTTAAGGCTCAAAGCAGAAGAGTCCTTAACACAGACAGAGCTCTGAACCGAGCCCTTGTCGTCCTCGCTCTCCAAATCCTCACTTTCCGATTCTGATGTGCAGAACTTGTCATTCAATTTGCCAAACCGCACCTCCTTGTTGGCActactgctgttttttgtttccttctttctcttcttttttactttgcttttttctttctgctgcttGGAGGACGTGGCCGAGGATTCCCGATTCTTGAAGGATGTCGGCTGCTGCTTCGCCATTGGTGTGGGGGAGAAACACAAAGTCCTGTCGTCCTCATCTGAGCTGTTTGTGTCGGACAGAATCCGGCGTGCTGTCTTCTTTGGTGTGAGCGAGTTGCTTTTGGAATATGTTTTGACCTCAATTTTGGGGATAGAAATTAAGCTGTTGGCTTTCATGGCGGCTGCCTTGCGGAACTCCTTTTTGAGAAGGTGCTTATCGTCGACAGGTGGGACTCTCTCCTCCTCGTCATCCTCGTCAAACTCATATTCATCCTTTACTGGGGTAGCCATCGATTTCGCAGGGTCCTGGTTTTTCCCTTTCAGCTTTAAGCCCTTTTCGAACTCTGAGTCCGTGTTATTGCCGTCAACAGAGCTGGAGGGAGCAAACGAAGGAGCATCCTCCTCTTCTGAAGATTCtgcataaaacaaaactacaattaggatatatatatatatatatatatatatatatatatatatatatatatatatatatatatatatatatatatatatagtcaccgcCCTCaataaaaaacagcttttgaGCTGTCGAAATCTTATTTTCACAGGCGTGACATCTTTTGCAGCCTGATCAATATAAAAACAGCCTAATTACCATTCCAAACACATTCAGCTAGAAAGTGGATTTGCTTTGTGAACGAGAACATGCTGTACCACAGGGGCATTATCCAAGAGGGATGTCATGTCAGATTAAAATGGACTGTAAATGAGCAAATGGATGTTTGAAAAATTATCTACAGTATATCATTGCTATGTTCATAGGTTAaagcaatgtggcagtgaaacttAATTTTTACTGGACTCCACCTTTAATGAAACCTGATAGtttgtacacagctgtattctatataatttgtataatatataaataattatataaataatataatgtcaATTCAAAAGAACAGCCTCCCCCATTTACAATATGGCCCCTCTCACCTGAAGAGCTCTCCTCACTTGAGGTATAGGTGCCTTTCCCAAGTAACAGATTCACCATTGTAGGGGAGTTAGCTACTTTTAACGGCGTTTCACCCCTTCTGTTACTTTGATGGGGGTTCCCTCCATACCGCAACAGCAACTTTACAACCTACAAATCAGGGAGAATACACCAGTTAGAGACTTGCTTTTCTTGCTGCTCATCCCATTAAGGTTATAATCTTAAAATCAGTGTATATTCAATAGGAGCACCACCCCCTCTGCATGTGCCAAGGTGGAGTTTTTAAATGTCAACCATTTCAGGGTTTTATGTAACTAATAACATGCAAAAGTTAATAACTGATTTAAAATAGCCGTCGTCTTACATTTACATTACAGATTTATCTTTACACCTTTGACATTATTTGTCTGCCAGTCAGTCTACCGTAGAAGTTTAGGGTGGTAGGCAGGTACAGAAATAGAACCTGCAAGTTCCTAAACATTCAGTTGACTTGAAACAAACTTACCACTACTGATTTGTTCAGGTTCCAAAACTAAAATCAAAACCTTAACAACTAGAAACAGACCTTGAAGTGCCCATTGCTGGAGGCATCGTGTAACGGGGTGTCGTCGTCCAGCCCCTTCGTGTTGACCTCTGCTCCGGCTGCCAGCAGCTGCTTGGCCACATCGTAATAACCCCTGTTGCACGCCTCATGCAAGGCTGTCCAGCCTAAAAGCAAATCAGGTGCCAGATaagcaaaaacaattaaaaaaaaaaaaaatgttcgcCATCTGTCGTATTGCCCAAAACAATACGtcttcaaaataataaacttcaAGAATATATCCGCAGATTATCTGATAAGACTATTCTATAATTTTATACAGGTTGATACATTTACAGACACACAATGGCTTTAacttaatccattttttttttttttttaaatcactgtacatataaaagcaagagtaaaaaaaaactaaaaagtatacAAACAACTATAAATGATCACATGCTTCTGATTTTGAAGTAATTACAGGTCTGTACATATAGGTACGCTGGTAGTGTACCTGCAAAGTCTTTTACATTCACGTCTGCTCCCTCGTTAATAAGCTCCTTTACTCTGCGTGCCTCTCCCCGGATGGCAGCGCGGTGCAATCGTGTCTCCCCTCGCTCGTTCCGTTTATTCACTTTATCTTTGGTTTTCGAAGCAGAGTTTGGCGTTCCCTTCTGACCCATATTAGACTGCGACGGGTGCTTTGGTGTTGTGTCTAGATGAGACAGGAAAACAATAaatgacaaatacaattatatttctaTCAGTTGTTACGTAACAACTAAcaagcaaataataaaacacaactttTTCAATTACCATGACAACAAGCCTTTGGAAGTTGTAAAATATGTGTTCACCAGTAGGTGGTGCACTTATCAAGCAGAAAGAAAGCATGTATTACATTGCTTGTAACATGGTCACATTTAACCCCAAAAGCAGCTGACTGAAGAAAGCTAAACTTCTTATGTTTAGCATATGATTACTGAACTGTATGAATCATCCataatcttaaataataaattctGTAGGCCAAATGCCATAGTGCAGCAAAAATGCTTGCTGACCTGGACTGTTAATGGACTCCTCAGCAGTCATCTGCATGAGCAAAGCGACCTGCTGTCGCTCGGAGAGAGGGTAACCGGCCCGGATTCCTGGCATTCCCACACCGAATGCCAGCCCGGACTTCCTGGTGTTGGTGGCTTCTTTCTTAATCCGCTTCCGTTCTGGACCCTGTTTCTCTGTAATGAGAGCCAATGGGAGAGAGCATCATCAGAACTCTGTAGACTAAAACATACATGGACAGATATGCACACATCAAACCTAGGTATGCAGGTAAACAGGATCATAAACAATATCCCCCACCCCCAATACTGTACTAATAAGCAGATTTCAGACCCATCGAGCCATAAAATTCATAACTTTGTAACAGGAATAGTGTTGGGCCACTCAAACATAGTAAAGCACAATACAAATCTACCACCTACCAATATTCAGCCCAAGTCACATGTACATTCCTTTATGCAAATGAAGCAGCATTATTTCCCTTCCATTTATTTTTGGGGAGCTTTTTGATCCCCATGCACAAACTTTAGTTTTAAACCGAAGCTGACCAGCCACCCTGTAGCAGACACCTTGTTGGAGTTTCAAAACTAAATTTtactttttgttaaaataacGGCTCCATTTTATGGCCCTACTCCAAGTTAGTTTCTAAGTAGAGGCTAGGGAGTGTTTTGATTGTGACTGTGCCAGGACCTTTGCCAGGATCATGCCCATAGTGTCTTGCTTGCACatatccagtggttaaagaactaCATACAGTCCAATGAAACAGGTTACTCTGGTTCAGAGCCACAAAACACTGCTTCATAGGCGGTATCCTATTCCAGCCTCACTATAATAGGGAGTTGAGCTGACATATCTACAGATCTTGATGAATCTGGTAGATCATCTATTCAGTAGAATTATCTTTTATATACTGCAATATCTTTCCTTTCATCCCTACAGTGTTGCGGTGTCAAAAGAGGGAAAGACGGCAGCTGCTAACTGGGACGCACCCACATCTTTTCAATTCCCTTGTCATGATGTATACACTAAAAAGTAAGGCTGTGTTTGAAGGTTCATTAgacggatgttttttttttctttctcggttaacagaaaccgtttgacaatgtgtgaatactataaatcacgcattaaatgtcacttgcatgcaaaattcatataatgcatattacttaaaagttgttgtattaaaatccactaccaaattgtTATAGGTAGCAATTCCACATAGCACCGctgccatgtatggagcaggggggggggggcggggtggggtgggtggagggggggggggtgggggtgcaaaagtggggcgggggggggggggggggggggggggatagtgtAAGAGAAGTGCGCTATggcagaatatgtttgaaacatacaaaatacacgctaataacaatcattttaatttagaaaaacagCACCGTCCACCCCTCCCcgcttgtgttatccagaggcaaaccttcaATTTCTTCATTTGCCGTCTAGaaagcaaagcgttgtatagagTAAGCAGTACTGAAAGAAATCTcacaaaacccctctgctgttagttatttttttgttaaatgcccagacaaaaaaaaaaaaaaagctaaaacgcaaactgtgcaagtgacaGTTGATGATCAttgaggcacaaccaatctccgctgtcacttgacaagtgtaagttcatattatttttagtagtagtaaaatgtgactgcgactgataacctgcttggaacggttactgttaaataaagctttgcttactgtatacagtatatcgcaagcagcatcagaAACaaggtgcatttttatttttatgtaaattataaaaacaatgattactgttctatataacatttttaaactacatgtgaatgttttattccatttacatGGCTAACCTGTCAAATATTAGGATTTTACTTTactttcaataaaatataaactagtagctatggtgacatcaccagtattACTTCCATTTCAATTATGAACAGATCGTAAATAGTTTTTCAAACTTTGTTGACTTGCTGTTTCGCATTTTTTGCATAAAAAGCAGTGCACTGTTTTAATTCGTTACCTTATGGGATTATACAGCATACACCAGTACACCTACCGATGGATAATTCGCCATACACCAGATGTTTTTGGCTAATCCCATGCCCCCTACCTATGCAGAAACGTCAAGCCCGGCTTTTCTGCTCTTACTGCTTCCTCTATCCTACTGTTGATTTATAGTATTACACACAGTGTTTAGTACAGTACCATATTTAGCAAATTTATCGTAATCAGGTGTTTTGGTGTGTATGCATTTTCTCCCAAACCAGGATGAGTGGCAAATCGAAAACTTACAACAGCATCTCCCTTGCAAAAAAAGCAGAAGTAATAGCTGAGGTGAAAGACGTACCTAAGTGTGTAAAAAGTTTAATATACCACATACTACCCTGAACAGACTGCTGAAAGACAAAGAGAAAAGCACTGGTGTTGAAAAGTGTACCTTCAATCCAAGTCACAAATGAATACGCTTGGAGGTTTACAGCGAAGTGGAAGAATGTCTCTTGTCGTGCAAATAATATCCCAAGCAGTGATCCCATTACTCTCACCAGTCAGCCAATCCAAATACAGCACTGTGCCATGCTACTGCATGTGTACTTTATGAGCTGAATAAAATTCAAGGTTATTGCATTAAAATTCCACATCAGTTTTGTATAGACCCTAATATGTTTCTATCTGCACAACTGCTGGCAAATAACATTGAAAAAGGGAGAGCTTTCACAATTGGTCACTCAATGAATTCCCTGTGGAGTGATGAATTACTgagagtttactgtatttttgtttgtgaggTGCATCGTGCAGTAAGGAATAcaattaacagtaattctaacGGCAATTGCCTAAGTGTGCCTAtttatattgcagctaagggttaGCTATATGTGTGGCCCACTATAAATACTGAGTTAGAAGTTTGATTGCGCATCTTCTGTACAAATAATGTAGTTACACTAGAActactaataaaaaacaaatacatggatCACCTGTTGGTAACACTTATTCCGCTGTTTGCAGGGAATATGGTCACAGGGAAGAATTTGAcagcaataaacaaataattaccaACAGGAAATACACTAGTGTGCGCTTCCGGTCCCAAACATTTTTCAACTTCAGTtaccatctgtgaaccattatgCTAAAATTTAACCCCCAAACTCCTTGGACCAAATTCCTTTATCCTCACATCAAGATACATACAAAACCACAGAAGCAAACAAGGAACTATTCTGGCTATGGAACTACTCTGATGAATGTTTTCCTACAGTTAAAGAGCTTCAACACAAGTGTAGCAATAGCACTTCACTACACACATAATTAGTAGGCTGTTGTTGTAGGTCATTGAACAAATGAAAAGTGTCTATTTTCCCAGCTTTGAAGGCTTGTCAGTGTCATCCCGTCCGTCTTGTAGTGTAGATTAGCAAAGGTTTGCTGCTCTTCAATACAACCTATCTTTCCTTGTTCAACAACAAGCAGCTCAGACTCTACAGGCTTCTTGCTTAACAAGCcatttaacttgtttttattcaCTGTCCAGATAAGCTTTAGGAACCTTTAAAAGTAAAGCAACTTCACAGTTTATTCTTTTTGGGATCATTTACATTTCTCAGCAGAAAGGTAGCAGACAAATTTTAGAACAACAAGGTAGTATGGTAGATAACAAAGACTAAAAGTTGATGTATTGAAAGCAGCTTGACATATGTAAAATCAGTTGAGTTCAATCTGTGTATAGCTACAGTAAGTGGGGGTTCTTTTTTTACCCCTagattttcttcccaatttagaatgtccaataattttccCTCTCTCAGCAGCAATTCCCCAAACAGCTtcggagaactgaaggttcagtggtcCTCCTCCAATCACATGGCCAAGCCAGTTTCTTCTTTTaaacccaggaactcgagagcagatgtcagtgagcaaCTGCCCTCTGGAGGACgcgaacctgcgctcccctgactgtatgactcagcCTGCAAACCACATGAGACAACCTGTacatttacaccccccccccccccccacaacacaaatacataatGACCCCAGTGGTGGGAGACAAATCTTTTAAAGATATATGTTCCACAATCTATAATCTAATATTTTATCAAATGGaatattaatatttcatttcCTAAGAATTTAAAAGAAATTACTACAATATCAATCTGTATAAGACTATGGGTACAACACTAATGTGTATCCAATTGTCAATTATAATcgattaatattaatatttggaTTTTAAACTTAACTCATACTATACAATACAAGCAGAATACTGCAAATAGTAAAAAGCACAATAGTAAAAGCAAATCTAATTGtacaggttaaataaaatactgtattcatgGCACCTTAAGTAAAAGCCTACATTTTGCTAATTAAAGCTTTTGCCGACGACCTTGCTTATATTActgaaaacattctttacattagAATTGTTTGTACAACTTGCAAAAGCACCGACTTGGAAACCAAACATaaactttgttatttttgctttcagCATCCCTGAAtcagaaataatgttttattgtggCTTCGGGACTAAGATAAACTTACTGAGATTTGGGGGTGGACTACAGCGGATGCACAACGAACAGGCAGCCGTACTTCAATCCAACTGAAAACGGGTTTCTCTTTGCTAGTCTACAGTACATCTCCTATTCCCTTTTAGTCGGTGATGTTCTCTGGGTTACATACAGCAGAAGTACTGCACAACTATATTTTGATGCAGTGGTGATTGCATCTGTGAATGATATCTGTGTGCGTGACCTGTGTTTGAGCATATGTGTGCACATGCATGTGTACGGGTCCCTGGTAATTAATTCAATCAAGCTCAACAGCTTGATAGTGCACTGATACACAAGGGGGTCCAGGGACTTGTCTCCATCCAAACCAGCAAGGAGTCAGAGCTCGCTCTGCTAGGAACAGTCATTTTAATCTTTTTCTTAGCCAAGTTAAACTCAGGACGTGGGGTTGAATCTCAATCATTCAACCTTGAGAAACGGGCAGACACTAAGTTTCTGCTGTAATGATGCAACTGATCTGAGATGTGATAAaggaaatgcaaataaaaaattctaaattaaaaaaaatctaaatgcgTTGCGACTGTATTGATTTCAGCATGCGCTCCTTCAAGTCTGCAAGAACAAAGCAGATTGTGGGACGCCTGCCAACATGAAAATCAATCCATGCATTCAGCCTCACAAGGCTCTAGTTCTGGGATGCTTTGAGCAAACAGGAAATGAAAGGGGAATGGAGGAAGTACACAGGATGCTGGTGTGTCACTGACTTCTGCATCAGATTgacaaaacatgaaaagaaacTAATCTTATAATTGATAATCAGGAGAGAAATCAGTAGATGTAGCAGTAAACAAAGTATGTTTTGGATAATTACATTCCACACTAAATAACATATGCTAATTATTGATCTCCCTCACTATATCAATTACATACCACACAcactggtatttaaaaaaaaaaaaaaaaaaacaggactattTTGAATACATTCTTATACATAATTAGCTGGAAAAGGTGCAATTCATGTAACACTAAAACTAGagaaaatgttttagtaaaaccCCAGTTGTTGGAAGGGAACACGCAACAAATACTAAACACTAAAAACGCACAGATACAATACATACCTACAGTACACACACCAAAGTTAGACCAAGACTTACAGCAGAGCCACTGAATGCTTTTAAATTGAGCTGCAAGACTATACTTGGCTGTATTTATGATGGTTGGACCAAATTTCTGATTTACTTTAGGAGTATCAAAACTTAATGTCACTCTTTagtaatttgtatttaatacaaactTTATGAACAATCCAAACAAAATGTAGCCTACTTTATGTCAGAGGAAAATTGTCAGTGGGGTGTATAAGTATGTAAAAGAAGAAAGTGGactttatacacatttttattttattaagacaGACATTGAACAGTTAGTTTCCTAGACAACCAAACTTGGAGGTACAAGTTCAAGAGATAAGCGACAGCTGAAGCTTGTCAGGTGTAGAAACCAAGTATATCCAAGAGGAAAACCTACCAAAAACTAAACAGATTGAGAGAAACACCTACActtgttgctttattttgttGAAGCTAGCCGCTAGGAGTGGAAGTCTCTTTAACACTAAGCTACTAAgacaatcaaacaaacacaaaaggctTTTCCCTCTTTCAAATAAATGAGCTGTATCACTGCAGCAACCCTGCTGATAAAGGAtgcctttttgtataattttcttgAGCAGAGTTAGAGCTGGTGCTGTGTGTTCAGAACTCCTGTATGTGCAGGCCAAAAACAACGAAGTGCTAGCAAGGTTAGCACAGTGTGGGTAGCAGCAGTGCAGAATTCATCACCAGCTCCGCTGTCTCAACCCTTTATAACTCTGCTCTTTTGCACTGT
Protein-coding sequences here:
- the LOC121296304 gene encoding ankyrin repeat domain-containing protein 11-like isoform X2, producing the protein MPKGGGSKTPQSEDFPPNTDMVEKQTGKKDKDKVSLNKTPKLDRNDGGKEMKEKAPKRKLPFTVGANGDQKDSDSEKQGPERKRIKKEATNTRKSGLAFGVGMPGIRAGYPLSERQQVALLMQMTAEESINSPDTTPKHPSQSNMGQKGTPNSASKTKDKVNKRNERGETRLHRAAIRGEARRVKELINEGADVNVKDFAGWTALHEACNRGYYDVAKQLLAAGAEVNTKGLDDDTPLHDASSNGHFKVVKLLLRYGGNPHQSNRRGETPLKVANSPTMVNLLLGKGTYTSSEESSSESSEEEDAPSFAPSSSVDGNNTDSEFEKGLKLKGKNQDPAKSMATPVKDEYEFDEDDEEERVPPVDDKHLLKKEFRKAAAMKANSLISIPKIEVKTYSKSNSLTPKKTARRILSDTNSSDEDDRTLCFSPTPMAKQQPTSFKNRESSATSSKQQKEKSKVKKKRKKETKNSSSANKEVRFGKLNDKFCTSESESEDLESEDDKGSVQSSVCVKDSSALSLKESAVFSSLSASSSSSHGSLVAQKHTPSLAEQHPKQWRTDGWKTISSPAWSEVSSLSESGRTRLTSESDYSSEDSSLESVKHVKKKQQENKKKNNTHNNSEKKSSSDFYKNSSTEGAVPKLDKEGKVVKKHKVKHKHKSKEKDKAPSLVLNQDMKEKFVKSFSFDYEDTRQKPLISEAESPVENKVKSSKHDKDHFKKEEKLFKGKSEEKDWTSGKETGKAAKEEKSSKKVSSKDKSNKEDKDKTFKIEKEKNTKDKEKPKEEKQKTYKEEKKKKSKDKSSKAEKNEQKEEKYPKFEKEKTIKEEKEKSKKEKTFKEDTDYEDYDIKNRFLESEDAKLSVSDDPHDRWLSDLSSDSSLYGDDSWDTPIKEYKEYKANNTVKLIVETVKEENRDRKKESKVKEKKEHSEKRNEKETTTKKKDKEFLEKTWDKKPVDKQKSVSSYPSEKEKKRKDSAESIKEKKDCIDCSKERKDSYDLTKERKESKTKPDDSLKEEYGNESFLYKSETEFVSKQFESRERHYSGKEKEKKGEGAEKEKKEKLKSDKHKEKTKEKERNFLESEKEKTEKNSIEKPPKEKDTDRSSKDKKEGVKDKHKDSHVKDKERKMSLEQSKDKKEKASQDKHADKEKDFQEIKKEEKKSEKGREKSWFSIADIFTDESEDEVDYSVGGSKFSDSVARSEIQRADLVPERDEVELFQTDKHRKYSADGKQHSSEKQKEKEFKEKKKDKVSFDSGKEKKEKNSLEKHKEKKDKDSGEGKHKDRKERISTDSNQDKRNKQKILDKRHQSEEKPKSKHKDKPEKDHLKDRKPSKGNMENEKSLLEKLEEEALNDYKDDSNDKISEISSDSFTDRGHEPLLSSFYDSSSISLPDLSEERRDSLSISYPQDKLKEKERHRHSSSSSKKSHEKEKDKVKKVEKRDKSEEIRETYGRRESLPFEKESMPLEADPYSFPYGVNPEAENDLDKTIEFEKEMSKKTEKEKAFSNLVNSEKIKDKEKKKKDKHKEKTKEEKHKHIDSSGSFKHSKEDQKLGLKDMPQVTGLREKSKDETAKCDAKLRERSKDNLDKDIKSDSVKTKAKEENDKVNQSRDGTRKENRPRERLLVDGNLVMTSFERMLSQKDQEIEERHKRHKERMKQMEKMRHRSGDQKLKDKTKTSEDLRKRSQDLTSKKSSSLETVLKDKKPKDLGIPAQIMSPDRKTQSVGGQDSKDWLVGHQLKENLPASPRPDQSRPTGVPTPASVISCPSFEEVMQTPRTPSCSAEDYTELMFDNIDSQNSSAMTMSMNACSPSFFDRYSNTPSSLQETPCPTPTKNLPTASLYRSVSVDVRRASEEEFKMDSDKFFRQQSVPVTSEYEPSLPQLPEEKPLASATPSVDKVDCLSPPCFSPNFRMSSPRLEPAQPAMDGSSAATTDNIENFPESVYNNYLTKPSSPLHRPEPKPQEHCIDIAAPPTPAPVALLELDDFSELQPLPLPLSSKPILVPSEPVNSDDFLPPVVEEFEKRGDEEEEENYDDDEEEELLQLQEEDEEDENTTFSASETIKKDWVESPVRRSSEPPPLQSPSPLPSPPPPPPPVSLVENSSDHWSISSLLLKSPLRTFPEPPPSTKITSFTLPDVHLQHHLLTSLPCIPHVSPPYPVSPISYPVPLPEPELETHKDAVEETPSQSEPAVATSEPEPNFMPSPARLDSFFTDCKPLPEEHRGMAPEPACLPTEAQPDTLPTLKSKYIEDSNIASLECQEDPVVPWSDPFSNAVEDLDLGPFSLPELPLQDKEIQEPVIADSELAEFKPVPPPPPVSAAEEDNEGSDIMEVDLPGLSEEKLSPPTVVLLLEPLQPPQLPSEEHKPEPELQKVPEDYTTDHAVAEEKAALDVRKEQEESVQAPTAQNEGADTNNNHETEFPDCLVEEPLAVAALPSCGTEGLLGQANSAQPLAAITVQPSPSQTVADQTGVPQSNAVQITEAHEPVAKTTLIPTTEAPKPAKVEEIPQRITRNRAQMLANQNKQNNNTTTLTTASTPAINIITSPAEKEKESVSTTTVSAAALTHPAPVSKTKGRPVEEEDSQAQHPRKRKFPKSNQQQQVQAQLVNTTMHQTREVIQQTLAAIVNAIKLDDIEPYHSDRSNPYFEYLQIRKKIEEKRKILCYITPQAPQCYADYVTYTGSYLLDGKPLSRLHIPVIAPPPSLSEPLKELFRQQEAVRGKLRLQHSIEREKLIVSCEQEILRVHCRAARTIANQAVPFSACTMLLDLEVYNMPSENQGDENKSVRDRFNARQFISWLQDVDDKYDRMKTCLLMRQQHEAAALNAVQRMEWQLKVQELDPAVHKSLCVNEVPSFYVPMVDVNDDFVLLPA